A stretch of Gossypium hirsutum isolate 1008001.06 chromosome A06, Gossypium_hirsutum_v2.1, whole genome shotgun sequence DNA encodes these proteins:
- the LOC107962020 gene encoding skeletal aspartic acid-rich protein 2 yields the protein MTKLECENKNELKAQCNHSSESAFSMGKKVITPLRSSLKPKTVQAVVCLDDWMRAKGLSTEICYKNDDDDEDDEDDEDDEDDVSLITF from the exons ATGACAAAGCTTGAATGCGAGAATAAAAATGAATTGAAGGCACAATGTAATCACT CTTCCGAATCGGCTTTTAGCATGGGTAAGAAAGTTATCACACCTTTGAGGAGTTCACTTAAGCCAAAAACGGTTCAAGCCGTTGTTTGCTTGGATGATTGGATGCGAGCTAAGGGACTTTCAACAG aaatttgttaCAAGAATGATGATGACGATGAAGACGATGAGGATGATGAGGACGATGAGGATGATGTTTCTTTGATTACTTTTTAG